The Corynebacterium camporealensis genome contains a region encoding:
- a CDS encoding SulP family inorganic anion transporter produces MTQQPAPTGTWASLAHAFSSFQRLRTEVLAGLVVGLALIPEAIAFSILAGVSPAVGLYTSVILAVVTSFCGGRPALISAATGAIALVVAPVVANHGVEYLIATVLLGGALQLLLGAVGIAKLQRFIPRSVMLGFINALSLLVFFAQLTHLIGVPWAVYPLALLGIVIMLAWPKLTTAIPAPLIAVIAVTVVSYFTNAGVPTVADMGELPSTLPALLLPDVPLTLETLEIIAPYALSFAVVGLMESLMTAKLVDDITDVHSNKTREAYGQGIANIVAGLFGGMGGCAVIGQTMINVRESRARTRLSTLLSGLFLLILVLLLSDVVGHIPMAALAAVLIAVSLATIDWHSLNPRTLRVMPLSETIVMFVTMVGTLGTGNLAIGVVLGVVTASLMFARRVAHLVTVTKSDSDSPRTYFVRGQLFWASSNDLVYQFDYLDTADEIVIDLSGAEIWDASTVATLDSITRKFDAKGKTVHLAGLDGPSLQRLKRLQGLLHD; encoded by the coding sequence ATGACACAGCAGCCAGCGCCCACCGGCACCTGGGCCTCCCTAGCGCACGCCTTTTCTTCTTTCCAGCGCCTGCGCACGGAGGTCCTCGCCGGCCTGGTCGTCGGCCTAGCCCTCATCCCGGAGGCCATCGCCTTTTCCATCCTCGCCGGTGTTAGCCCCGCCGTCGGCCTCTACACCTCCGTCATCCTCGCCGTCGTCACCTCTTTCTGCGGCGGCCGCCCCGCCCTCATTTCCGCTGCCACCGGCGCCATCGCGCTCGTTGTCGCACCCGTCGTCGCCAACCACGGCGTCGAGTACCTCATCGCCACCGTCCTGCTCGGTGGGGCGCTGCAGCTGCTGCTGGGGGCGGTGGGCATCGCAAAGCTGCAACGCTTCATTCCCCGCTCGGTCATGCTGGGCTTTATCAACGCCCTCTCCCTACTCGTCTTTTTCGCCCAGCTCACCCACCTCATCGGCGTCCCCTGGGCGGTCTACCCACTAGCCTTGCTCGGCATCGTCATCATGCTCGCATGGCCAAAGCTCACCACTGCCATCCCCGCCCCGCTCATCGCCGTCATCGCGGTCACCGTGGTTAGTTACTTCACCAACGCCGGCGTCCCCACCGTCGCCGACATGGGCGAGCTGCCCTCGACCCTTCCCGCGCTCCTGCTTCCCGATGTCCCGCTCACCCTCGAAACCCTAGAAATCATCGCCCCCTACGCCCTGTCCTTCGCCGTCGTCGGCCTCATGGAATCACTCATGACCGCCAAGCTTGTCGATGACATCACCGACGTCCACTCCAACAAAACCCGCGAAGCCTACGGTCAAGGCATCGCCAACATCGTCGCCGGTCTCTTCGGCGGCATGGGTGGCTGCGCCGTCATCGGCCAGACCATGATCAACGTCCGCGAATCCCGCGCCCGCACCCGCTTATCGACGCTGCTATCCGGCCTCTTCCTCCTCATCCTCGTGCTGCTGCTTAGCGATGTCGTCGGCCACATCCCCATGGCAGCCCTCGCCGCCGTGCTCATCGCGGTATCTCTTGCCACCATCGACTGGCATTCGCTCAACCCGCGCACCCTGCGTGTGATGCCGCTGTCGGAGACCATCGTCATGTTTGTCACCATGGTCGGCACCCTGGGCACGGGCAACCTCGCCATCGGCGTTGTCCTCGGCGTGGTCACCGCCTCGCTCATGTTCGCCCGCCGCGTCGCCCACCTGGTCACCGTCACCAAGTCCGACTCGGATTCCCCGCGCACCTACTTTGTGCGCGGCCAACTCTTCTGGGCCTCGTCCAACGACCTGGTCTACCAATTCGACTACCTCGATACTGCTGACGAGATTGTCATCGACTTAAGCGGTGCCGAAATCTGGGACGCCTCGACTGTTGCCACCCTGGATTCCATCACTCGCAAATTCGATGCCAAGGGCAAGACAGTTCACCTCGCCGGCCTCGACGGCCCCAGCCTCCAGCGCCTCAAAAGGCTCCAAGGCCTTCTACACGATTAG